A single window of Aspergillus flavus chromosome 4, complete sequence DNA harbors:
- a CDS encoding methionyl-tRNA synthetase, cytoplasmic (unnamed protein product) — MTEQNKPILPESGKRNFLVTSALPYVNNVPHLGNLIGSTLSADVFARYGRGRGANTLYVCGTDEYGTTSEARAIQENMTTKELCDKYYALHAEVYKWFNISFDIFGRTTTELQTKITQDIFLKLHDNGFLSEHVTTQLYCEEHKSFLADRFIQGECPHCKYIDAYGDQCDLCGQLLDPLDLIKPRCKLDGATPVKRDTKHIFLKLDKLQPEIQAFFDESSAKGGWSQNGKDITSSWLTKGLQERSITRDIKWGTQVPLPGYEEKVIYSWFDACIGYVSITANYTDQWEKWWRNPEDVELYQFIGKDNVAYHSVMFPGTEIGTREKWLKVHHLSTTEYLTYEGGKFSKSRGIGVFGDSAKKTGIPADVWRYYLLSHRPETGDSEFNWDLFISSNNNILLKNLGNFVSRVVKFVNSKNYDNIVPDYTAYTEPAFDAWKEEVNELLTQYIQQLDAVKIRAAIDTVLTISQKGNLFLQSNSLDNKLAENEPAKCAAVIGLALNLIHLLSALLAPYMPETAASINEILRTEAIQIPDRWNADTVKPNHEIGKAKYLFSNIKPEKANEWRDMFGDEEAKKVKEEEAKKKAAKKAEKLAKKEKKKEQKEKEAASADGVSEISQSAEKLNIQQ, encoded by the exons ATGACGGAACAAAATAAACCCATTCTCCCCGAATCCGGGAAGCGCAATTTCCTCGTCACTAGCGCTCTGCCATACGTGAACAATGTTCCTCATCTGGGCAATTTGATAGGTTCGACTCTGTCGGCTGATGTCTTTGCCAGATATGGTCGTGGCCGTGGTGCCAACACCCTCTATGTCTGCG GTACCGATGAGTACGGCACGACGTCCGAAGCGAGAGCCATCCAAGAAAACATGACCACCAAGGAACTTTGCGACAAATATTATGCCCTCCATGCTGAAGTTTACAAATGGTTCAACATCAGCTTTGATATCTTCGGCCGCACAACCACCGAGCTTCAGACCAAGATCACCCAGGATATTTTCCTTAAGCTTCACGATAATGGCTTCTTGTCGGAGCACGTAACAACACAATTATACTGTGAGGAGCACAAGTCGTTCTTGGCAGACCGCTTTATCCAGGGTGAATGCCCACACTGCAAGTATATCGATGCCTATGGTGATCAATGCGACCTGTGCGGTCAGCTTCTGGACCCATTGGATCTTATCAAGCCTCGCTGCAAGCTCGACGGTGCCACCCCCGTGAAGAGGGATACGAAACATATCTTCCTGAAGTTGGACAAGTTACAACCCGAGATCCAGGCATTTTTCGACGAGTCTTCGGCGAAGGGAGGATGGTCACAGAACGGAAAGGACATCACCTCATCCTGGTTGACGAAGGGATTGCAAGAGCGCAGCATTACTAGAGATATTAAGTGGGGTACTCAGGTGCCTCTGCCCGGCTACGAGGAGAAGGTCATCTACTCTTGGTTCGATGCTTGCATTGGTTATGTTTCTATCACCGCAAACTACACCGACCAGTGGGAGAAGTGGTGGCGCAACCCGGAGGATGTCGAGCTTTATCAATTCATTGGAAAGGATAACGTTGCCTACCACTCCGTCATGTTCCCCGGTACTGAAATCGGTACTCGGGAGAAGTGGCTCAAGGTCCACCACCTCTCTACCACTGAATACTTGACTTATGAGGGTGGCAAGTTCTCCAAGTCTCGCGGCATCGGTGTGTTCGGAGACTCGGCCAAGAAGACTGGCATCCCCGCCGACGTATGGCGTTACTACCTGCTCTCTCACCGTCCCGAAACTGGCGACAGCGAGTTCAACTGGGATCTCTTTATCAGCTCAAACAACAACATTCTCCTCAAGAACTTGGGTAACTTCGTCAGCCGTGTTGTGAAGTTCGTTAACTCCAAGAACTACGACAACATCGTTCCCGACTACACCGCCTACACTGAGCCTGCCTTCGACGCCTGGAAGGAGGAAGTCAACGAACTTCTCACCCAGTACATCCAGCAACTCGATGCCGTCAAGATCCGTGCCGCCATTGACACCGTCCTCACCATCTCCCAGAAGGGTAACCTGTTCCTCCAGTCCAACAGCCTCGATAACAAGCTCGCCGAGAATGAACCGGCCAAGTGCGCCGCTGTGATCGGCCTCgccctcaacctcatccacctCCTGTCCGCCCTCCTCGCCCCCTACATGCCCGAAACCGCCGCCAGCATCAACGAGATCCTCCGTACCGAGGCTATCCAGATCCCTGATCGCTGGAACGCCGACACCGTCAAGCCCAACCACGAGATTGGCAAGGCCAAGTACCTGTTCAGCAACATTAAGCCTGAGAAGGCCAACGAGTGGCGTGACATGTTCGGTGACgaggaggccaagaaggtcaaggaggaagaagccaagaagaaggccgctaagaaggctgagaaattggccaagaaggagaagaagaaggagcagaaggagaaggaggctgctTCCGCCGACGGAGTGTCGGAGATCTCTCAGTCCGCTGAGAAACTGAACATTCAACAGTAG